Proteins from one Coffea arabica cultivar ET-39 chromosome 8c, Coffea Arabica ET-39 HiFi, whole genome shotgun sequence genomic window:
- the LOC140013437 gene encoding uncharacterized protein: MTGLFKSPRALEKFTQGRWVAGSRYGKLTTVKPAGCQLECVHGLIEEGRWKTDTLHRWFNIDDVDLITNIPLSLYERKDRLYWLHSKSGAYTVRTGYVIAKGGREIMNHRIAPESETSWAIRKHTVWKRLWGLNIKMKLKHFLWRCLQNGLATSEALYQRVGKGSNQCQCCGEATETIEHVFFFCPTAQMAWRLAPVSWEGIAELQCNMWRWWDAVMESAKGAQGMDRIKLTVNILWQLWKARNKRVFQLESEDAKVIIDKAQQEWIEFEEATGPQPRGFESTEQERLSQHNWEPPMEGVVRINTDAAISAKMVRTGLGIVAWNWRGDLVKV, translated from the exons ATGACTGGCTTGTTCAAAAGCCCCCGAGCGCTGGAAAAGTTTACACAAGGGAG ATGGGTAGCTGGATCGCGCTATGGGAAATTAACTACGGTAAAACCAGCAGGGTGTCAACTTGAGTGTGTCCATGGACTAATAGAGGAGGGGAGGTGGAAGACTGATACATTGCATCGCTGGTTTAACATAGATGATGTGGATCTCATAACTAACATCCCTCTTAGTCTATATGAAAGGAAAGACAGATTGTATTGGTTGCATAGCAAGTCTGGTGCTTATACAGTCAGAACAGGCTACGTTATTGCCAAAGGGGGAAGGGAGATTATGAACCACAGGATTGCACCTGAATCAGAGACTAGCTGGGCAATTAGGAAGCACACGGTGTGGAAAAGATTGTGGGGCTTAAATATCAAAATGAAGCTCAAGCATTTTTTATGGAGGTGTTTGCAAAATGGGCTGGCTACTAGTGAAGCTCTCTACCAAAGAGTTGGGAAAGGAAGCAATCAGTGCCAATGTTGTGGTGAGGCTACGGAGACCATTGAACATGTATTCTTTTTTTGTCCAACAGCTCAAATGGCTTGGAGGCTAGCTCCGGTGAGTTGGGAAGGGATAGCTGAGCTACAATGCAACATGTGGAGGTGGTGGGATGCTGTGATGGAATCGGCTAAGGGTGCCCAAGGAATGGACCGCATCAAGCTCACAGTAAATATACTTTGGCAGCTCTGGAAGGCGAGAAACAAGAGAGTATTCCAGCTGGAGAGCGAGGACGCAAAAGTGATAATTGACAAAGCCCAGCAAGAGTGGATCGAATTTGAAGAGGCAACTGGTCCTCAACCCCGAGGATTCGAATCAACAGAGCAGGAAAGATTGAGTCAGCATAATTGGGAGCCACCAATGGAGGGAGTAGTGAGAATTAATACGGACGCAGCAATCTCAGCAAAAATGGTCAGGACCGGATTGGGAATTGTTGCATGGAACTGGCGAGGAGATCTAGTGAAAGTCTGA